The Xiphophorus maculatus strain JP 163 A chromosome 5, X_maculatus-5.0-male, whole genome shotgun sequence nucleotide sequence ATGATTAGAAATTAACTAATTTATCACATTTCATAGCAAGAATTCAAATGACTGGATTAGCTTGcaagaaactaaacaaacaaagcaataataataatttgaacaaTGAACTTTGTTAAGGAAATCATGAAGACTTGTCTTCCAGGAAGACTCATTTGTTGGATCAATATcagattaatattaatattcttGTTTCTTCTAATATTTTAGGTCAACCAATGTCAACGATCACCTGCAGGTTGGCTCTATTGATCCTGATTTCTATGCTTGTCCTGATTACTTTTAGAAGGTAAATCTGTAGGAACATTTCATCAGTTGGGTCAAATGTTTATgttcttcttcattttctgcattttgaaacttttgtttttgtattttttgttttttatccagAACCCtgaaaactatgaaaaaaaacacaaaactatctGATCCTGTAGAAATGATGGAGATGAGAAATGCTATTGAGATCACAGAGTGAGTATGGATTGATCGATCATTGATCAATGCATTGATCTGTAATTAACCAATCTGCTTTTAGTGCATTGTTGTCATTCAAttactgtacataaaaaaaaagagtcggacagaaaaactaaaaatatccaATGCTGCATTTCACCAAAATGAAGgtaaaaaatttatttgcaaaaatataaccataaaaataacacaaaataaatactgtttgtACATATTGAGTCTCTGAGTTATAAAGACTGCAGGTAGTGAGAAGAATTGTAAACTGTTATGAAATGTTAAAGAATCACAACAATACCAGCTTGTGCTGCATAAAGAAGctgaaaggtcagaggtcagccctCTGTCCTTCAGACTATTTGGATGCAGCTGCTTCAGTTCACGTCCAGCAGAGGTCACAGAGAAGATTCACCTGGAACCAGTCAAGGTCAACCATAGAGGAGTCATGAACCCAGTTTACCACGACCCGTAACCAAGGAGACGGTTGGAGTGAAACCAGAAGAAGCAGAGAGGAAGTCCATATAAGGTTGTAACAGAGCGCAGCATCAACACCTGCAGAGACTGTACTCTCCTACTGTATTTTAATATCTTCATATCTAATCCCTAATTATATGTTGGTCATGTTTATCTGCTCATATTAAAGCTTAGAACGTTGATAAAAATATGGTTTTGTTGGTTGTTGctttaattaaagtttgttttgaagtgttgctgtttttatatctgcattttgcttttaataaatcttcatttttcttttcataatcaATCAGTTATATCTGGGAGTTTTTGTTTGGTAAGCCTCCTTCAGTTTATAATACAAGTTTCTGATTCCTGAAActtgtaattatttaaaagcacaTGCTGAGGTTTAGAAGTGGTTTAGTTAAAGCCCCTCCTGGAGTCACTGTGGGACCCATAGTGGTACAAAGTAGGGCTGACTTAAAGGGAACCAGTCTGGGAAAACTGGAATAAGCTGttttctaatgaaaatatgTGACGTTCACGAACAGTCCGATTCTTTTGAACATCTCTTTATCATGAACAGTAGTTCTCGAGTCTCAGATACTGagagctctttgtttttttacatctttgtttGCTTACAATGCTCTGCACACTCTGCAACAAATCACTGTTTTGTCCAGAAGCCTCTTATAGCCTTCAAATTCAACATTAGTCaccagaaataaatacattctttGATCCAAAAACCTAGTTAAGGTCCTGCATATAACTCACCATAACACAGGCTTGCTAACGAGGCAGTTATCCTCCATTAGCAGAATGGACTCATGGTCAGACAGCAAACTGATTCTGGACCGGTTCCGATCCGGCTGTACGTTCACTTCTTACAGATCCATAAAACAGACCCGGGTCAGAGTCCACTTGCACAGCAGATTGATGCCACCCACCAAAAACTCCAAGAAGTGGAAACCTGAGCCTTCCCTTCCCGCCCCGTTCACCTCCCTCTACTACAGGCTCCAGTCTCATTCCAGTTTCTCTGAAACCTTCATTTAGAATAGATAAACTTTTATTGGTCATCCTGTCGTGTTTCTCTTCCTGTGTCTTCATCTGGACCGGAGCTGGTATGTGACCCAACTTCTTGACTTTGATTCTCCTTCCATGTTTCCATaaagttgctttgttttgttgcaggtAATCAGACGGCAGCAGGTTGAGCTGGACGCCGTCTGTCTCTGTTCTGTGTTTATCGCCTGATCGGTTTGTAACGTCTGCTAAACGCTCTGCTACAGAAACTAGCTCTGCTACAGAAACTAGCTCTGCTACAGAAACTAGCTCTGCTACAGACACTAGCTCTGCTACAGAAACTAGCTCTGCTACAGACACTAGCTCTGCTACAGAAACTAGCTCTGCTACAGAAACTAGCTCTGCTACAGAAACTAGCTCTGCTAATAGTTGTTTTATGCATCACCGGGGGTTTGGATCTGGTTAGTTTTTATTAAGCAACCAGAGAAGCGAGTCTGCTGGCTGCAGGAAAgctgctattattattatttttatgtgtgtgggtgtttgttttttttaatcaagctATTTGTGCAATTGAAGTACATCTTAAATGACACCagaattcaacatattttaaatgaatttgtaGAGAGGAGATATAAGATTCAACCTTTTTGGCCAGGGGGGGggcagtttaaatgttttattcagtatCACTACAGTGGTGTTGTGATGTATCTGATAAGTCAGATCAGATGCAATGTCCAGTCAGTAACTGTTATTCAACAAGgagatcatttaaatttaaggattcatttttattgtggtTTGACTGCTGTATTTTGTTAAACCTACTTAACACAAAATGAATGTCATGCAGCTGTGAggatggagagaaagaagagaagatgaCAGAGGAAGAATCAGGGAATCAGGTTGGTCTAATATTAGGTGGAAGTGAGGGAACAGCTACTTAATCCCAAgcaataatgtttaaaaattagttttaaaaactgtattaagTTTTACAACTAATATATAATGCTTTTTTTGACCATATGATTTAGCGGAGAATGCCACAGACAAGGGGTTAAGGAGACAGACGTGAGGTCAGTGATAGAAGAGACAAGTGATGACATCAGGTAGGAATAATTACATTAGGGAGGCAACAAAAACCTATATACCATGATGGTTGGAATTTCTAATGACCATCTTTTATTGTGTTCTTTTTTGGGAAAATTAGTGCAGGCAGACTTGGTGAGTCAACCACCACAAAGGAGAATGCGGAacagaaaggtgcagatgagggagagaagcagagaggaccagatgatgatgaagaggagcagaGAGCTGCAGAGGAGAGGGCTGAGGCAAGGCTTTATTCAGAGGATCCATCTGAATGGCCTTTACCACACAAAACGGGGGACACATTTAGGCAGTACATGGTTGAAAGTGGCCCACAGGAAGTTTCTGATGGCCCATATCCAAGATCAGAGAAGAGTAAGAGGTGTTTTTCCAAAGCATACTGTTTTCGTTTGCGGTCTAATGGAGAGAACGTTGAACGAGATTGGTGGCGGGTTGTAATAACTGGCGATGTCTTTCAAAAACACTGAAGCGCCATGAAACCAGTAGTTCTCACATGAACGCTTATATGATGTGGAAAGAAATGGCATCTCGCTTACGCCTAGGTAAAACTATTGATAGTGAACTTCTTATTGAAATTATCACCTGATATAACATGTACCATAAAAGAAATTCCATAATATGACTGCTGTATTTTGTAAGTGCATAACTAAGGGAGGAAAGCTGTATGAAATGGGTGGCGGGGGGCGCCGATGATGTGTTCGCATgcacctcaaaaatatgtagttgcgcCCCTGGTAATTACATTCCAGATAGTCAGAGGAAACTGATTACATCTTAAAACTGCCTGCCATATCCGTGGCTGGTTGGTCTGATGGCTCAGATTTGGGGATTTGTGGGAGCAGAGATAGGAATCGTCATTtctaacatttgttttctgtattttctctgcagctggGATTTTCCAGTGTGTTTTCCTCCTTGGTGGTGGCATCCGGTGCTGTCTAAGGCATTACATTCTCTGTCTCTATAGCGCCTCTATGGCAATGGAGGAATCCTGTTTCCTGTGTGACGTGACCTTTTCAATGTGGGTCTTTCACATTTTATGCAACTTTTTAAGCTGGCTTATAATTCGCtttaaataaactttgtaaGTAAGGATGGAACCATGACTCTTGtctttttaattgaaatttacaCAAGAGCCGTTATTGAGGGTTGCTGTAGTAAAAGGAGCAGATTAGAAAtagcaataatttaaaaaatatatttttatcgttaaatgataaaaaaaaaaaaacatgccactttccttccacttcagtcaTGTTCTGCTTCATGTTGAGTCATGAACAGTAGAAGATGGTTGTAATACAGAATATGACCGGGAGAGGGCAGCAGCACACCAGAATGAGGATCTATGTGACCAATAAAAGAAGAGTATTTCTCAACAGAGCATGTTAAACTGTAACTGTAGCAACAATGACTGACGGGGAAAACGGTGTAATATTTAGTTGCCATCCAGaccaaattatatttaaataaaattcagtgagTAAAAGGACATCAATATCTGCAACAtcgttttttttcctcacaccTTTTTCAAactgtattattattagaaatacTGATATCAGAGCAGTTAGTGATCGTCTGATGTTTCTCCTGCCTTCTGACGCTCTTCTTAGGAACTTCCTGGATCCACAGCTTCCTATTTCCTTGTGCTACAACTCAAACAAACTTTTATCCACGTCAAGTCAGAGCAAAACTATTTCAGCTGCATCATGCTTTAtccaaaatgtttctctgctgaaccgtgttttattttctattttcaactTTCCATTGAtaagatttctgcttttaaaatccTACACAATTTGGGCCACATAAAGAATGATTTTAGAGAAAtccatgtaaaaacaaaaaacattgttcaactataaaaactgaacttaaggcattttctgttttctctacaTCAATGTTGAATTACACAGCAGAATATTTTTAGTGTTCCTGTTTTTCAACAGCGCATCTGCTGCCATCATGTTCTGTCATTAGCTGCTCACACCTTCAGATGATAAGAGGAAGGAAACTGAGCTCATCGTCAACAACTTCTTTATGCCATTTGCATAAAGTTCTGTGGGAAAATAACTGCCTGTAACTTTGCTCTGCAGACTAAAGTAGAGTTTCTGCctttttagttcatttaaagAGAAGAAAGGAGCAGCTATGAGTTTCTCAGCAGCGATCCGTGGAGTTATCGTCCTTCTCATGGCAGCAGGTAATGAGCAGGAAACTTTATCTTCCACCTCAAACAGCCTGCATTTGGATTTCAGGTTTTATGAAGTAGGaaagaaatcagaatttaaagcGTCTAGACAAAATGatttaaggggaaaaatatgTATTGcttacaatatatttattaatgtgtgttttgtaaagATAAGCATGAATAAAGGTTatgaataatatgaaaatatttttttaatctttaaaaagtcctgagagatttttttaatatatatgtatttcttAGACAATTCCAaagatagattttatttatgtcagtcgtctttgctaatattttaaaagctctgACTGGATGGATGATTAAAGTCAAACACCTTTAAAATTCACTGCATGAGCTTCCTCTAAACGTTTCACATTTTAGATTAGATCTTTGTCGTGTTGCAAGGAGCTTAATGAAGAAACGACacgatgaaaacattttcagctaaaATGATGAATTTTGTTGAATTCTTTTGGGAAAAGTAAATCATTTAatgctttttgaaaacatgaataagTCACAAGTAAAAGTCAGTGTTACATGTACATTCAagataaataagaaatgttcaTCTTAGTTTGACAAATATAGAGATGGGGTAATATATGTTATATTTTCTTCCCCTTGAGGCCAGACTAAGATCATTTTAGAAACTGATGCTTCACTTTTGTACTTTTGCAAAAACTTGCAAGGATTTCCTACTAAATCGTGATGAATGtttaaatccaaaaacaaagcaagacgAAGTGATAATGTGCACAGGAGTGAACACATTTACTCTGAACATCATAACAGAGCTAATGGAAGAACAGACTCCTCGGTtcacacagagagaaataaGTCGTGTGGTTTCCTTCAGAGTAGAAGAGGAACTTTTACTGGGAGGGAAGTTTTAGACAAATGTCTAAATGAGGGATATGAAAACACAGAgtttacaagaaaaaacatttataagaaGAAACTCCagtaaataaatctaaacagGCTCCAGAGACAGAATGACAGCAGCCTGTTTCTTCACATCACTGCTGTAAACTCAGTCAGGATCTTGGTGGAAAGAGTTCACTGCAAACTGGCTTCAACTTTGGACCAGTTCAACTGAATCTTTAGGTAATCTGATCAATTTGGCTCCCATTCACATTTTGTTGGGATCAACAAAATATGATTGGATATTAAATCCTGAACAGCCAGCATGTTGTTTACTTGTTCAGCCTGGATTAATCTGACAGTCACTTTGTGGTCAGATcttgaaagaaaacagcaacaagagaCTCATCATGTCGAAACACCGTCTGCAGCTCCAGACACAGAACTGAACCACTGACTGTAAATCACCTCATCAGACTTTCTTCAGCTTTACATTGATGCATCTATaataatattgataattataatGATAAAGCTGCTGTTATTATTCTACACCACATGGATGATGCCAGAGACAATCTGAGACTAAAATAGAGgccaaaacataaacaatggatCTAAAATTGTTCTATTAGTTTATTGAGGTTAAGAATCACCATTAAGATGTTTTCTATACTTTCTACATTATTAGATTAACCAGTTTAATATAGTGTACCATTTAACATAAGATTTCAAGGAGTTACAGGGAGTTACAATTTGAGGCttgaagttttaaacattttttgtctttgagttcAGTTTGTTCACTAATCATCTCGTCAATTAATAACCAATAATCTGTGATTGCTTTTATATTCAGCCAGTTAAACTCGACTCTCTCCACCAGATCTGAACTGAATCTTGTTAATGATGGTGATGTTCTTCACAGGACGAGGGGCCACAAGGTCAATTCTGCTTTAGGCCCATGAAACCTTGGACTGGCCCTAGATGATTATTGTTAATAAGCACTGATGATATTACAATATATTGATACATTAATTGTTCATCATGCAGAGTACAGTCgttgtttttacaatattaacagttttccagttttctttctaGGTGGCAGCAACAAGTTGAAAGGTGCAGAAAGAATCGCCTTATGGTTTCATAAACATTCACTGTTAGTTTATTATTGATATTAactttgattattgatttgaaCTTTGTGTGGAAAGTCAAGAGcacataaatgttttgtgtttcacacTTTGTAGACGAGACTCGGGATTCTTCAAGTGTTAAAAGCTTTTAGTTGATAGATAtcatcattttgaaaatgtatttcagattcattaaaatatgtttacataaaCAGTCtacttaatgtttatttaatgtcttttttcttccagatgttTGTGGTCAGAATGGTTGGGGAGTGACTTATAGTCGTTCTTCCATTTGTGCCCTAAAAGGATCAACAGTGGAAATGAGCTGCAAATATATTTACCCAGACAAATACGGCAACATAAAAACTGTTatagagaaaacattttggtttacaAAAGTGATTAATGGAGATTTTGTGGATCTGAAAGATGACACAGATTATTCAGTTCGTGTGGAATACAATTGCACAACGACTTTCTGCTCTCTGAAGATCTTTAATGTGAGTCAAACTGACTCACAAGAGTACAAGTTCAGGTTCATAACAAACCAACAAGGTGGAAAATACATGGGTTCACCTGGAGTCTCTTTATTCGTCAGAGGTAACAGTTGCAATTTAAGTCATTTGGTTTTAAGATGTTGCAAATAGTACAGTTTAACCTCTAAATAAATCTGCTTGTAtgattttcataaaattataacttttttgTCCACATAGATCTACAGGTGAAGGTAAACAGATTAAATGATCCAATCAGGATCCAGCTGACATGTCACACTGACTGTCAGCTGGGTCCTCCAGTTTCCTACGTCTGGTTGGAGGATGggaaagcaaacaaagaaaataacaataatttggTCCTGTCCTCATTTAATACCACACACAGATATCAGTGTGCAATAAGAGGACATGAGGATGTTCCATCTCCTGCAGTGTGTAAGTTTGTATCTCTGTATTTGtctgatgaaaatatttaaagtatttagttcaacaaaaaaattattaattcacCTGGCAGGTTtagatctaaaaatattttaattcaaccTAGAAATGTGTCATGGTTACTGATTTGACAGGCATCTCTCAAAAGTTCAAAACATTGTAAATTTTTGCAATTTCTGTTGGGAAAAAAAGCCTCTTTCCCATCACCCTAATCTGTTGCTCTTTCCACATATTTTCCATCAGATTCTCAGTGCAGCCTGAAAGTATTTATTCACAGTGATtcactttttataaattttgcAATGTTACAGTCACATTTCAAATTACAAtaatctctttcctcaaaatgCTGCACATAAATATCTCATTACAATAATGTgtaaaaaagctttgaaattaagaaaccaataaattacatttacataaatGCTCACAGTTGTTGCTAAATTTTGAATGCGACGCCACAAGTTTAGTCCATTTATCtctacatttttgtaaatttattgatatttgggATTCTGAGCTTCAAGTTGCAAAGTCATGAGCTTCATCTGAAGTTTTATTCTCACGTTTTCTCCAGATGCTCCACAGACCACCGTTCTGTCAGTGACCCCCTCAGAAACTGTTGAAGGCTCTAAAGTGACTCTGACCTGCAGCAGTGATGCTAATCCAGCAGCTAAATACAACATTTACAGGGTGAATGAAGATCAACATGGTCAACTTGTCAGCACAGAAATACAACCAGTCTTCAGCTCCATCCAGGTCTCTGATTCTGGGAGGTATTACTGTGCAGCTGGAAATGACCTTGGGAGCCGGACGTCTCCAAGTATCGATATTAATGTGAAATGTGAGTAGAATACAATAGAGACTTACTGTTGGTTCTGTAGAAGCAAAGGTTGAACCGTTTGAaggttcaattttttttttaactttttcacaaaagATTTGTCAAGAATTATTTTGCAAGAATTAATTCTTTCAGATGTAATTATCCTAGCTTGAATAATCAGAAAGTCATGACAggaagttgaaaatgtttttaggtttcaAGTGTGGCCCTCAGATTTTCCTgtctgattttttaattttcagattaaaacagaaaattgtctGTCTGTCGATTAGACAGTCAGACTaagttttattctttcatttacTGGGTAACCAGTTTAGAAAATCAGATATAGACTTTTAATAGATCCTATAATATAGTTTGaaacattcaaaccaaacctCAGGCTATCATTTTGTTTCCTCACTCAGACGGTCCAAAGAACTGTTCTGTGTCAGTGAACCCCTCTGGAGCAGTAGAGGAGGGAAACCCAGTGACTCTGACCTGTACTAGTGATGCTAACCCAGCAGCTAACTACACCTGGTACAAGGAGAATAAAATCATTGCTAATGGGTCTGAGGTTTTTCATGTCCTCGCTGTCGGCTCTGAGCACAGAGGAAGCTACTCTTGCAAGGCTCAGAACCTGCATGGAGAATGTAACTCTTCATCTCGGTTTCTTGATGTTCTCTgtaagttttcttcttttatttttatatcaggatgtatttccattttattcatgCTTATTAAATGTCtacttattgtttttgtcagatgcCCCAAACGTCTCTGTGTCCATAACTCCTTCAGGAGAGATCAAGGAGGGAAACCCAGTGATTCTGACCTGCAGCAGTAATGCTAATCCAGCAGCTAACTACACCTGGTACAAGGAAAAAGACAACAAACTCCtggaatcaaataaaaatcttatctTTGACTCCATCAAGTCGATGGATTCTGGGCAATATTACTGTACAGCCATAAACAAGATGGGACAAAACAACTCAATAGTCAATGTTGATGTTAAATGTACGCAGT carries:
- the LOC111608576 gene encoding B-cell receptor CD22-like, whose amino-acid sequence is MSFSAAIRGVIVLLMAADVCGQNGWGVTYSRSSICALKGSTVEMSCKYIYPDKYGNIKTVIEKTFWFTKVINGDFVDLKDDTDYSVRVEYNCTTTFCSLKIFNVSQTDSQEYKFRFITNQQGGKYMGSPGVSLFVRDLQVKVNRLNDPIRIQLTCHTDCQLGPPVSYVWLEDGKANKENNNNLVLSSFNTTHRYQCAIRGHEDVPSPAVYAPQTTVLSVTPSETVEGSKVTLTCSSDANPAAKYNIYRVNEDQHGQLVSTEIQPVFSSIQVSDSGRYYCAAGNDLGSRTSPSIDINVKYGPKNCSVSVNPSGAVEEGNPVTLTCTSDANPAANYTWYKENKIIANGSEVFHVLAVGSEHRGSYSCKAQNLHGECNSSSRFLDVLYAPNVSVSITPSGEIKEGNPVILTCSSNANPAANYTWYKEKDNKLLESNKNLIFDSIKSMDSGQYYCTAINKMGQNNSIVNVDVKYAPRSPSVSQSPSGDIVVGSSVTLTCSSDANPAANYTWYKEGEKAQKASGERFNITNIQNEHSGNYYCKVQNKIGHHNTSVSVTVVAGQSKIIVFGTVASILLIMIFLLVFLISRKWRTSTPPPKPGGNPNNIEQNQNSLSKSQEDLQYASIRFLRKQRAPVYENFQPGKTGTADLEEEGEQNVEYATVKFGQRTENPEPEDDSNALYSVVNKRKPGK